The window ATCACAAGATAATCAACGCCGTGAAGCTGAGTTTGCGAAAGCAAATAATCAACAAGCAGCGATGTTACGTTCGCGTATTAATGAACGTGACGGATTAATTTCTGCGTCAACGCGTCTTGAAACTCAGTTTGAAGAAAATGAAATCAAACTAGCGAATATGAGCGAAACGCTAAACAAACGTATGGGTTCATTAAAAGAACTATTTGGTGTGTTACAGCAAGTAGCGGGCGATACACAAAGTAAATTTATTACGTCAAACGTATCTGCTGAATTGCCAGGTCGTGGTGCTTTCTTAAGTGAACTTGCACAAAAAATGGGTTCGAGCTCTAAACTTGCGTCAATCGAAGATATTGAAAAAGTATGGTTCGAATTACAACGTGAAATGACTGAGCAAGGTAAAGTATCGCGCTTTAACCGCGATGTGATTGTTGCTGGCGGCGAAAAAGTAAATAAAGAAGTGGTACGTGTTGGTTCATTCAACCTAATCGCGGATGGCAAATACCTTACTTACAACGAGACCACAAACACATTATCAGAATTGACGCGTCAACCCGCTTCACGTTTCCAGTCAAGTGCGGCAGATTTACAAGCAGCAAACTCAGGTTTTGTTGATTTTGCCCTAGACCCAACAGGTGGCTCAATTCTTGGTTTATTAGTTCAAGCCCCAAGTACCGAAGAGCAAGTTCACCAAGGTGGAGCGGTAGGCTACGTTATTTTAGCGGTAGGTTTAATCGGTTTATTAATTGCCTTAGAGCGCTTTGTTTCGCTAATGATTATGGGTGGCAAAATCAAACGTCAGCTTAAAACGGACGTTGCATCAGATGACAACCCACTTGGTCGTGTAATGAAGGTGAAAGATCAATACCCAGATGTGACCTA of the Pseudoalteromonas spongiae UST010723-006 genome contains:
- a CDS encoding MotA/TolQ/ExbB proton channel family protein; translated protein: MLVKKFVKSVIAASTLFTASAVVAQPVDLDSLLKTLEQGNYQQSQDNQRREAEFAKANNQQAAMLRSRINERDGLISASTRLETQFEENEIKLANMSETLNKRMGSLKELFGVLQQVAGDTQSKFITSNVSAELPGRGAFLSELAQKMGSSSKLASIEDIEKVWFELQREMTEQGKVSRFNRDVIVAGGEKVNKEVVRVGSFNLIADGKYLTYNETTNTLSELTRQPASRFQSSAADLQAANSGFVDFALDPTGGSILGLLVQAPSTEEQVHQGGAVGYVILAVGLIGLLIALERFVSLMIMGGKIKRQLKTDVASDDNPLGRVMKVKDQYPDVTYDTLELKLSEAILREMPRITRNLTLIKIISVVAPLLGLLGTVTGMINTFQAITLFGTGDPKLMAGGISTALVTTVLGLVVAIPTVFIYTLLNTRSKNLLVILQEQSAGIIAERSEKGAQ